The Streptomyces sp. DG1A-41 genomic sequence CCTGCGACGAGTGGTGGTGGGCTGCCCGCGACACCGTTCGACGGTGCGCGACGCTCCTGGTGCCGGTCCGGGGACTGGGCCCCTGACTGACTCCGGCCGACTGTCCTGTTCTGACTGCACGGGACGCGGCACTCCGGCCAAGTTTACAGGGTGCTCAGGACCGCTTTCGACCGAGGTTCTTCCGGGTCCACTCGACCGCGTCCGCGTAGCGGGCCTCCGCGCCGTGCCGGGTCGGCTCGTAGTACTCGCGGTCCTTGAGGGCGTCCGGGGCGTACTGCTGGGCGGCGATTCCCTCGGGCAGGTCGTGCGGGTAGACGTAGCCCTGGCCGTGGCCGAGCTTGGTGGCGCCCTTGTAGTGACTGTCGCGAAGGTGCGCGGGCACGGGCCCGGCCAGTCCCTTGCGGACGTCCTCCAGGGCGGCGCCGATCGCGGTGGTCGCGGCGTTGGACTTGGGGGCCAGGGCGAGGGCGATGGTGGCGTGGCTGAGGGTGAGGGCGGCCTCCGGGAAGCCGATCATGGCGACGGCCTGGGCGGCGGCGACCGCGATCGGCAACGCGTTCGGGTCGGCGAGGCCGATGTCCTCGCTGGCGGAGATCATCAGACGGCGGGCGATGAAGCGGGGGTCCTCGCCGGCCTCGATCATCCGGGCCAGGTAGTGCAGGGCGGCGTCGACGTCGGAGCCGCGGATGGACTTGATCAGGGCGCTGGCCACGTCGTAGTGCTGGTCGCCGTCACGGTCGTACTTCACGGCGGCCCGGTCGACCGTCTCCTCCAGGGTGGTCAGGCCGATCTCCGTCTCGCCCTTGTCCAGGGCGGCTCCGGCGGCCGCCTCCAGGGCCGTCAGGGCGCGGCGGGCGTCGCCGCCGGCGATGCGCAGGAGGTGGCTCTCGGTCTCCTCGGGGAGGGTGACGGCGCCTTTGAGGCCGCGCTCGTCGGTCAGGGCTCGCTGGACGAGGCCCTTGATGTCGTCGTCCGTGAGCGGTTCGAGGGTGAGGAGGAGGGAGCGGGACAGCAGGGGCGAGATCACCGAGAAGTAGGGGTTCTCCGTCGTCGCAGCGATCAGTGTCACCCAGCGGTTCTCGACGGCCGGGAGCAGGGAGTCCTGCTGGGCCTTGCTGAAGCGGTGGATCTCGTCGAGGAAGAGGACGGTCTCCTTGCCGTACCCGCCGGAGGCGCGACGGGCGCCGTCGATGACCGAGCGGACCTCCTTGACACCCGCGGTGATCGCCGACAGTTCGACGAAGCGGGCGTTGGTGGCCTTGGAGACGACGTACGCCAGGGTGGTCTTGCCCGTGCCGGGCGGGCCCCAGAGGATCACCGAGGAGGGGCCGGCCGGGCCGGAGGCGCCCTCGCCGACCAGTCTGCGCAGGGGCGAGCCCGGCTTCAGCAGATGCCGCTGGCCCACGACCTCGTCGAGGGTGCGCGGGCGCATCCGCACCGCCAGGGGGCTGCTGGACGGCTCCTTCTCCTGGCGTTCTTCTGCTGCGGCGGTGAACAGGTCGGGCTCCACGTCAGAAACCCTAAATCACGGCACTGACAATCCCTCCGGGCCCTGGTGCCCCCGGCTCAGCTGATCCAGAAGTTCCACCAGCGGGTCAGGATCAGCATGCCGATGATGCCGATGTGCAGCACGGGCATGACCCAGGTGAACTCGCCGAAGAAGCCCTTGAGCCAGCCCGGGGCGGGCAGGAAGCCCTTGCGGATGTTGAACGACGTCACGTACCAGAACATGAGGATCGTCGCGACCCAGGCCAGGCAGCACCACAGGCACAGCGCGTTGATCCGGTACAGGGACTGGAACATCAGCCAGGCGCAGAAGCTCACGCCGAACAGGCAGCCGGCGTTGAAGGTGAGCCAGTACCAGCGCGGGAAGCGGGCGCGGGCGAGCAGGCTCATGCCGACGCCGATGACGATGCCGTAGGCGACGAGGCCGAGCATCGGGTTCGGGAAACCGAAGACGGCCGCCTGCTTGCTCTCCATGACGCTGCCGCAGGAGACGACGGGGTTGAAGCTGCACCCTGGGGTGAACGTCTTGCCCTCGACCTTGGCCTCGAGGATCTTGAACTTGTCGATCGTGATGACCCACGCGGCGAGCAGTCCGGCCGCGCCGGTGATCACCAGCAGCAGGGCGAGGGCCCGGCTGCCGCCCTCGGCGCGGGGCGCGATCTGGGCGCGCTCCGGCTCGGGCTCCGTGGAGACGTCCTTGACTGTCGTCTTGCTCATCACGCCGATTCCGTCACTTGAGACCTGGACACCTTCGGACAGGGCCATTGTGCCGCACAGGTACGTCCGTCCACCGTTCAGTGGACATAAGGACGTCCGCACGGTCGTCCCTGAGGGTGCCGTTCCGGCCGACGCTCGTCGCATGACAGCACACGAGTACGACCTCGCCGTTCAGGTGCGGGGGCTGCGCAAGAGGTACGGGGGCGTGACCGCCGTCGACGGCATCGATCTGGGCATCCGGCGGGGCGAGGTGTTCGGCCTGCTCGGGCCCAACGGCGCGGGCAAGAGCACCACGGTGGAGATTCTCCAGGGCAACCGGGACCGGGACGCGGGCGAGGTGTCGGTGCTCGGGTCGGACCCGGCGAGCGCCACGCGCGCGTGGCGCTCGCGCGTGGGAATCGTCTGGCAGGACGAATCGGCGCCGGCGGAGTTGACGGTCCGGGAGACGGTGCGGCACTTCGCCGGCGACTACCCGCGGCCGCGCGACCCGGAGGAAGTCATCGGCCTGGTCGGCCTGGAGGCGAAGGCGGACAGCCGGATCAAGGCGCTGTCGGGTGGCCAGCGCCGGCGTCTTGACGTGGCGCTCGGCGTGATCGGCGGCCCGGACCTGCTGCTCCTGGACGAGCCGACGACCGGGTTCGATCCGGCGGCCCGGCGGCAGTTCTGGTCGCTGATCCGCGCCCTGGCCGACGAGGGCACGACCATCCTGCTGACCACGCACTACCTGGAGGAGGCTGAGGCCCTCGCACACCGCCTGGCCGTCGTCGCGAAGGGCCGGATCGTCGCCGAGGGCGAGCCCGGGGCGTTGCGGGAGCGGTACGGCACCGAGTCCCTCGTCGAGTGGACCGAGCGGGACGGCACTCCGCGCAGGGAGCGCACCGGGACGCCGACCAGGACGATCGCCGGGCTCATGCGCCGCTTCGACGGTGAGATCCCGGGACTGGCGGTGAGCCGGCCCACGCTGGAGGACGTCTACCTCCGGCTCACCGGACAGGAGAGCGGGGCATGACCACGACCGTCGTACGGGACCGCGGTGCGGTCGGCGCCGAGGGGCTGCCCGGCGCCTGGGGGCTGGGGCTGCGGCGGGGTGCCCTGGAGATCAGGCAGTTCTTCCGGCAGCGCGACCAGGTGGTGTTCACGTTCGCCTTCCCGGTCGTCTTCCTGTTCCTTTTCGCGTCGATCTTCCGGGACGACGTGGACGGCGCGGGCATCACCGCCTCGCAGCTCTACGTCCCGGCGATGATGGCCGCCGGCATCATGTCGACGAGTTTCCAGGCACTGGGCATCTCGATCGCCGTGGAGCGGGAGGAGAAGGCGCTGCGCCGGCTGCGTGGCACGCCGATGCCGCCGACGGCGTACTTCCTCGGCAAGATCTGGCTTGTTCTGTTCACCGGTGTGCTGGAGACGGTGATCCTGCTGCTCGTCGGCACGACCGTGTACGACGTGGACCTGCCGTCCGACGCGGGCCGCTGGTTCGACCTGGCGTGGATCTTCGTGCTCGGGATCACGGCGTGTGCCCTGCTCGGCATCGCGATCAGCTCGGTGCCGAGGTCCGCGAACAGCGCGAGCTCCGTCGTCGTGCTGCCCTTCTTGGTGCTCCAGTTCATCTCCGGTGTGTACATCGCGATCGGCACCATCCCGGACTGGATGCTGACCATCGGCGCGCTGTTCCCGCTGAAGTGGATGTGCCAGGGGCTGCGCGGGGTGTTCCTGCCGGAGTCGGCGCAGGTGCTGGAGCAGGCCGGGAGCTGGGAGTTGGGACGGGTGGCCCTGGTGCTCGCCGCGTGGTGCGTCGGAGGATTGGCGCTGTGCCTGCTGACGTTCCGCTGGAAGGACCGGCGCGAGGGGTGAGCGATGCGGCGGATGCCGACAGCGCCTACACCTGGGAGCGCTCGTTCCGGCTCTGGGACACGTACTTCGCGCTCATCTGGGTGGCGACCTTGGTGTTCGTGCTCGGCGCGGGCCGCCCCGGGTGGCCGGCCCGTGTCGTCGCGGCGGCGCTGCTCGCCCTGCTGATCCCGCTCTTCGTGGGGGTGGGGCGGCCGCTCCTGCGGCAGGACCCGTCCGACGAGCGACGGGCGCTCGTCTATCTCACGGCGGCGCTGGCGCTGTTCCTTCCGTCGGCGGTCCTCGTCGGGGAGACGCGGCTGATGACGTTCGCACTCGTCCCGCAGTGCTTCATGACGCTGCGGATGCGGTGGGCGCTGGTGGCGGTGGCCGTCATCAACTTCGCGCCGGTGGTCGGCTGGGCGCTGCTGTGGTGGCCGAGCGACGAGGACGTCTTCTTCAACGTGCTTTTCGCCGTGGTCACGTTCGTCTTCTCGGCGGCGGTCGGTGGCTGGGTCATCCGGATCATCGAGCAGAGCCAGGAACGGGCAGCGCTGATCACCGAGTTGGACGCCAGCCGCCACGAGGTCGCGCGATTGTCGACGGCGCACGGGGCGCTGGCCGAGCGGGAGCGGCTGGCCCGGGAGATCCACGACACGCTCGCGCAGGGATTCACCAGTCTGGTGATGCTCATCCAGGCGGTCGAGGCGGAGCTGGAGCACGACCTGCCCGAGGCGCGGCGTCATCTGCGGCTGATGGACGAGACGGCCCGGCAGAACCTGGCCGAGGCCCGGGCCCTGGTGGCCGGGGGCGCGCCCGCCGACCTGGACGGCGCCTCCCTCCCGGACGCGCTGGGGCGGCTCGCCGCGCGCCATGACGCGGCGCTGGAGGTGACCGGCCCGGTCCGTGCGCTGCCCGCCGGCCCGAGGTGGTCGCCCTGCGCGCCTGCCAGGAGGCGCTGGCCAACGCCCGCAAGCACGCGGGGAGTTCGGTGGCGGTCGGGGTGTCGCTGGCGTACGCCGATGGCATGCTGACCGTGTCCGTACGGGACGATGGGCCCGGCTTTGACCCGGATGCCGTTCGGGGGGGCTACGGTCTGGCGGGGTTGCGGGCCCGGGCCGCCGAAGTGGGCGGAACCGCCGAGGTGCGCAGCGCCCCGGGCGACGGCACGGTCGTGACCGTCCGGCTGCCGGTCGTGAGGAGGGAGACGCCGTGATCCGGATCGTCCTGGCCGACGACCATCCCGTCGTACGGGAGGGGCTGCGGGCGATGCTCAGTGCGGAGCCGGATCTGGAGGTCGTCGCCGACGCGTCCAGCGGGCCTCAGGCGGAGGCGCTGGCGGCTCAGTTGCGGCCCGACATCGTGCTGATGGATCTGCGGATGCCGGGCGGCGGGGGCGTCGACTCCATCGTGCGGATGACGCGGGCCGGGCTGCCGTGCCGGGTGGTGGTGCTGACGACGTACGAGACGGACCGGGACATCCTGCGGGCGGTGGAGGCCGGGGCGGCGGGTTATCTGCTGAAGGACCTGCCGCGTGCGGAACTCGCGGAGGCGGTGCGGGCGGCGGCGCGCGGCGAGACGGTGTTGGCTCCCTCGGTGGCGGCCCGGCTGGTCGATCAGTTGCGCACGAAGCCGGAGCGGCCGCGGCTGTCGGAACGGGAGACGGCGGTGTTGCGGCTGGTCGCCGAGGGCTGCACGAATGCCGAGATCGGGCGTCGTTTGTTCATCGGGGAGTCGACGGTGAAGACGTATCTGCTGCGGATCTTCGGCAAGTTGGGGGTGGACGACCGGACGGCGGCGGTGACGAGCGCGATGCGGTACGGGCTGCTGGAGCAGTGAGGAAGGCGCCGGGGGTATCCGGCGCCTTCGAACTCGAGTCAGCCCAGCCGCGCTTCCAGTTCCGCCACGATCTCGTTCACGCCCACCGCCGTCTGCTCGCCCGACTCCATGTCCTTGAGCTGGACGACGCCCTCGGCGAGGTCGCGTTCGCCGGCGACGATCGTGTAGCGGGCGCCGCTGCGGTTGGCGTTCTTCATCGCGCCCTTGAGGCCCTTGCCGCCGTAGGAGAAGTCGGCCGCGATGCCGTTCTTGCGCAGCTCCATGACCTTGGCGAACAGGACCCGGCGCGCCTCCTCGCCGAGCGGGACGGCGAACACGCTGGTAGTGGCGGGGAGTTCGAGCTCGACACCCTCCGCCTCCAGCGCGAGGACCGTGCGGTCGACGCCGAGGGCCCAGCCGACGGACGGCAGCGCGGGGCCGCCGATCATCTCGGACAGGCCGTCGTAGCGTCCGCCGCCGCCGACGGCGGACTGGGAGCCCAGGCCGTCGTGGACGAACTCGAACGTCGTGCGCGTGTAGTAGTCCAGGCCGCGCACCAGCTTCGGGTCGTCCTCGAAGGCGACGCCCGCCGCCGTGATCAGCTCGCGGACCTCCTCGTGGTACGCCTTGCAGGCGTCGCAGAGGTAGTCGCGCAGCAGCGGGGCGTCCCCCAGCTGCTTCTGGACCGACTCACGCTTGTCGTCCAGGACGCGCAGCGGGTTGATCTCCGCCCGGCGCAGGGTGTCCTCGTCCAGGTCCAGGCCGCGCAGGAAGTCCTGGAGTGCCGTCCGGTACACCGGGCGGCACTCCTTGTCGCCCAGGCTGTTGAGCAGGATCCGGAAGTTGCTCAGACCCAGCGAGCGGTACGCCTGGTCGGCCAGGATGATCAGCTCGGCGTCCAGTGCCGGGTCCTCGGCACCGATCGCCTCGGCGCCGACCTGGGAGAAGTGGCGGTAGCGGCCCTTCTGGGGGCGCTCGTAGCGGTAGTACGAGCCGGAGTACCAGAGCTTGACCGGGAGGTTGCCGGCCTTGTGCAGGTTGGCCTCCAGCGCGGCACGCAGGACGGAGGCCGTGCCCTCCGGGCGCAGGGCCAGCTTGTCGCCGCCCTTGGTCTCGAAGGCGTACATCTCCTTCGTCACGATGTCCGTGGACTCGCCGACGCCGCGCGCGAAGAGTTCGATGTTCTCGAACCCCGGCGTCTCGATGTAGCCGTAGCCGGAGTCGCGCAGCGGTGCGGCGATCGCATCGCGGACCGCCAGAAACGTCGCGGAGTCCGGTGGGATCAGGTCGTACGTGCCCTTGGGGGCCTTGAAGGTGCTCACGGAAGGTCTCGTCACATTCCTCGTCGGGGAGCCTCGGCAGCTCCCTGGCCGGCCGCCACCTGCCGCAGATACGGGTTGGTGGCGCGCTCCTGGCCGATGGTGGTCTGGGGGCCGTGGCCGGACAGCACCGCGGTCGAGTCGTCGAGCGGCAGGCACACGCGGGCCAGCGAGTCGAGCATCTCGGCCATGTCGCCGCCGGGCAGGTCGGTGCGTCCGATGGAGCCGGCGAACAGCAGGTCGCCCGAGAACAGGATCGGCGGGATGTCCGCCGCCTCGGGCATGCCGAAGGTCACCGACCCCTTGGTATGACCCGGCGCGTGCGCCACGGACAGCTCCAGACCCGCCAGCTCCAGCTTCGCACCGTCGGCCAGCTCCTTGACGTCGTCGGGCTCCCCCACGGTCAGCTCGCCCATGAGCGGCATCCCGATGGAACGGCCGAGCGCCTTCTCCGGGTCGCTCATCATGTACCGGTCGTCGGGGTGGATCCAGGCCGGCACGTCGTGCGTGCCGCACACCGGTACCACCGAGGCCACATGGTCGATGTGGCCGTGGGTGAGGACGACCGCGATTGGCTTGAGCCGATGCTTTCTGATCGCTTCCTCGACGCCGTCGGCGGCCTGATGGCCGGGGTCGATGATCACGCACTCCTCACCGGCGGCGGGGGCGACGAGGTAGCAGTTCGTCCCCCAGGCCCCGGCGGGGAACCCGGCAATGAGCACGATCGTCCTTCGTTGTGTCGATACGGGCGGCTGCGGCTGCTGTCAGAGCCTACCGGCGCTGCCGATTCCTCAGCGAACCCATATACGGTACGGGGCACACGCAGGCGGTCGGCGCACAGGCCCCACGCGTACCGGTCGACGTATCAGACGCATGAGGAGAGAACCCGGTGGTCAGCCAGGAACAGCGGCGGCGTCAGCTCGCCCGTGAGAAGTACTTGCGGCAGCAGCAGCGACGCACTGACGCACGGCGCAAGGCCCGTATCCGCAACTCCGTGATCGCCTCGGTTCTGGGCGTGGTCGTGGTGCTCTCCGTGTCGGTCTATCTGACCAAGCCGTTCGAGGACGACGGCAAGAAGGAGAACGCGGGAGCGGAGGTCACCCCGAGCGCCTCGCCCACCAAGGCCGCGGACCCGTGTGAGAAGCCCGCCGCGGGCAAGGTCAAGTCGGAGACCTGGAAGAAGGAACCGGCGATGACGATCGACGAGTCGGCGAAGTACAC encodes the following:
- a CDS encoding replication-associated recombination protein A — encoded protein: MEPDLFTAAAEERQEKEPSSSPLAVRMRPRTLDEVVGQRHLLKPGSPLRRLVGEGASGPAGPSSVILWGPPGTGKTTLAYVVSKATNARFVELSAITAGVKEVRSVIDGARRASGGYGKETVLFLDEIHRFSKAQQDSLLPAVENRWVTLIAATTENPYFSVISPLLSRSLLLTLEPLTDDDIKGLVQRALTDERGLKGAVTLPEETESHLLRIAGGDARRALTALEAAAGAALDKGETEIGLTTLEETVDRAAVKYDRDGDQHYDVASALIKSIRGSDVDAALHYLARMIEAGEDPRFIARRLMISASEDIGLADPNALPIAVAAAQAVAMIGFPEAALTLSHATIALALAPKSNAATTAIGAALEDVRKGLAGPVPAHLRDSHYKGATKLGHGQGYVYPHDLPEGIAAQQYAPDALKDREYYEPTRHGAEARYADAVEWTRKNLGRKRS
- a CDS encoding vitamin K epoxide reductase family protein, which produces MSKTTVKDVSTEPEPERAQIAPRAEGGSRALALLLVITGAAGLLAAWVITIDKFKILEAKVEGKTFTPGCSFNPVVSCGSVMESKQAAVFGFPNPMLGLVAYGIVIGVGMSLLARARFPRWYWLTFNAGCLFGVSFCAWLMFQSLYRINALCLWCCLAWVATILMFWYVTSFNIRKGFLPAPGWLKGFFGEFTWVMPVLHIGIIGMLILTRWWNFWIS
- a CDS encoding ABC transporter ATP-binding protein, whose translation is MTAHEYDLAVQVRGLRKRYGGVTAVDGIDLGIRRGEVFGLLGPNGAGKSTTVEILQGNRDRDAGEVSVLGSDPASATRAWRSRVGIVWQDESAPAELTVRETVRHFAGDYPRPRDPEEVIGLVGLEAKADSRIKALSGGQRRRLDVALGVIGGPDLLLLDEPTTGFDPAARRQFWSLIRALADEGTTILLTTHYLEEAEALAHRLAVVAKGRIVAEGEPGALRERYGTESLVEWTERDGTPRRERTGTPTRTIAGLMRRFDGEIPGLAVSRPTLEDVYLRLTGQESGA
- a CDS encoding ABC transporter permease yields the protein MTTTVVRDRGAVGAEGLPGAWGLGLRRGALEIRQFFRQRDQVVFTFAFPVVFLFLFASIFRDDVDGAGITASQLYVPAMMAAGIMSTSFQALGISIAVEREEKALRRLRGTPMPPTAYFLGKIWLVLFTGVLETVILLLVGTTVYDVDLPSDAGRWFDLAWIFVLGITACALLGIAISSVPRSANSASSVVVLPFLVLQFISGVYIAIGTIPDWMLTIGALFPLKWMCQGLRGVFLPESAQVLEQAGSWELGRVALVLAAWCVGGLALCLLTFRWKDRREG
- a CDS encoding response regulator transcription factor, encoding MIRIVLADDHPVVREGLRAMLSAEPDLEVVADASSGPQAEALAAQLRPDIVLMDLRMPGGGGVDSIVRMTRAGLPCRVVVLTTYETDRDILRAVEAGAAGYLLKDLPRAELAEAVRAAARGETVLAPSVAARLVDQLRTKPERPRLSERETAVLRLVAEGCTNAEIGRRLFIGESTVKTYLLRIFGKLGVDDRTAAVTSAMRYGLLEQ
- the hisS gene encoding histidine--tRNA ligase, whose protein sequence is MSTFKAPKGTYDLIPPDSATFLAVRDAIAAPLRDSGYGYIETPGFENIELFARGVGESTDIVTKEMYAFETKGGDKLALRPEGTASVLRAALEANLHKAGNLPVKLWYSGSYYRYERPQKGRYRHFSQVGAEAIGAEDPALDAELIILADQAYRSLGLSNFRILLNSLGDKECRPVYRTALQDFLRGLDLDEDTLRRAEINPLRVLDDKRESVQKQLGDAPLLRDYLCDACKAYHEEVRELITAAGVAFEDDPKLVRGLDYYTRTTFEFVHDGLGSQSAVGGGGRYDGLSEMIGGPALPSVGWALGVDRTVLALEAEGVELELPATTSVFAVPLGEEARRVLFAKVMELRKNGIAADFSYGGKGLKGAMKNANRSGARYTIVAGERDLAEGVVQLKDMESGEQTAVGVNEIVAELEARLG
- a CDS encoding MBL fold metallo-hydrolase — encoded protein: MLIAGFPAGAWGTNCYLVAPAAGEECVIIDPGHQAADGVEEAIRKHRLKPIAVVLTHGHIDHVASVVPVCGTHDVPAWIHPDDRYMMSDPEKALGRSIGMPLMGELTVGEPDDVKELADGAKLELAGLELSVAHAPGHTKGSVTFGMPEAADIPPILFSGDLLFAGSIGRTDLPGGDMAEMLDSLARVCLPLDDSTAVLSGHGPQTTIGQERATNPYLRQVAAGQGAAEAPRRGM